In the bacterium SCSIO 12741 genome, TTTAGTCCTTTTAATCATTGTATTCTGTGTTTCTATTGTAACCTTACTAGATAAAAATCAAAACACTTCCCAAGATGGATGGGAATAACCAATATCCTTGTTTCCCGTTGTTGTAATTCCCTCCAACCATCTACATAAGACCGTTTTCGAATGGGTAAATCCTATATTTGATTTGGCGTATAGTTAGCATCATTCAATTCAAAATCAGATAAATATGAAAGTAACAGCCGAAAAAGAAGAAAAAATTGCCAATATGGTCTTCTCGTCTATCTATCCACTTTACCTGAACAGGTTGGAGAAAAATGGCCGGACGAAAGAAGAACTCGATCGAGTGATTAAATGGTTTACTGGTTTTGATCAAGAAACTCTGGAAGCACTTGTTGGTAAAAAAACGACCTACAGAGCCTTTTTCCAAAAAGCTAAAATTCACCCTAATGCACACCTGATCAAAGGAGTGGTTTGTGGTTATCGGATTGAAGAAATTGAGGACGAATTTGAATTGTATAAACAATGCAGGCAAATGGAAAAGCTGATCGATGAATTGGCCAGAGGTCGAAAAATGGAGAAAATTTTACGCCAGGAAAAGTAGTAGGTAATGATGCTTACTAATTGCATCCACAATAATCACGAGGCTCCTAAACGGTTCGAAACCTAGATCGTTTGAGAATGAAAATAGTGACGGTGGATAACAATCTTAAATCTTAAGGCTCAACTCTGAGCTCTATGAGCGATCACCGTGGGTAATCTCAATCTTAAATCTTAAGGCTAAATCTTAAATTTTAGATTAGAAGTGATGAAAAGGTGAATTTAGATCTCGCTTTGGCTCATAATTTGCACTCATCCAATGACAACCCGCAATAGTCCTAAGTTTGATTATCTAAAACCAAATTCGAACAGTTCAGAGATTGAAATCAATCGTAAAATACACAGCGATCGCCGCGATTCTTTATGCAGGTCTTGTGGGAACCGCATTCCTGATTGAGGCCAATCAACAGAAAAAGTATTTGGCTCAATTCAACTCGTATAGAGAAGCTCAGGGAATACCTCTCCTCTACTCATTCAAGGATACGACATCAGAAAACTGGCTCACCCACATTCAAAATCATCCGGGACTTTACTGGAAATGGATTCTTACCAATTCAGAAATAGGCACCCGAATTGACTTTGCTAACTACGCCAAAGATCAGCCTTATCACGCTTCTAAATCTCTGTTCTTTGCCAACTATCTCTTCTTTTGGGACAATTACTACGCCGGAGAAAATGATGTATTCATAAATCCTCTTGACGATAGCACGGAAGTTTCATTGAATATCTGGTACATTTCAAAGGAGTTTCCAGATACAACAGGATTCTTTTGTACCCTGGATACGATCGATATCCATAAACCTCATATTCACCTCTGTAGCCTTTCAGATGACTTCGACCCGGATGATCCGAAAACAATTTTCACAAGCAACCTTAGCAAATCGGAGGCTGACAGGATTATTGAATCATGGGAGTTGGATGGCTTGGAAGCCATGTAATCTTAAATATTAAGATCCACTTAGTCTATGTTCGAAGGAATGGGTTTGGCGGTGTTGCAACTTGGTGCGGAGATTTCGTGACCAAAGGGAATCAACTTTGCCTATAATAAGGCATTTCATTAGTGAGGGCCGACTCACGAGACTCGAAATCGGACAGACAAAAACGCTCTCAGCGAAGCCCTATTTCCTCTAAAATGGGAAATGGGAAAATCCGTGTTTTTTTTTTAGTGCCTGGCTAATCTACCATTATGGTCAAATCAGCTCTACATCAATTGTGCATTTTACTGCGCAGCCTTCAATGCTATTCTCAAAGAGTGGACGAGTATTCAAACTACCTACTTCAGTCCAAGAAACATGGTCTTATAATAGTTAAAACTTATTGGTATATCTTAACCAGAACCAGCCCAGCCTCCTGAGAATTTGAACTACTATAGCTTGAATTTGAAGTTAAACTTAGGCAATATGAATCCCTCGAGAACACCCCCGTAGACAGGTGGTAATTTTAGTCTCATTTATACCTAAAACTCAAACCATTTAAGCATGAGAAAAATTGCGTTCCTATTCGCCTTGATCCTGACCCTCAGTATTTCTGGATGGTCACAAATAACCCAAAACACTAATTCACCAGGACTCTATGAAAAAGTAGAGTTAACATTAGACCTCAACCACTCGCATTTTACCGCTGCACAACGGGCTCAAATAAATTCAAAAAACCCCTATGATAAGAACTCCATTATTCTGGACGCGGTGTTTACCGACCCTAATGGAAATTCTATAAGTGTTAATGGATTTATGTTCGAAGATTTCACCGTTGTGAATTCTCCCCAAAATTCAACTATTTGTGGCCATAGCGGAACAGCCACTCGGATCTATCCTCATATTCAGAAGCAAACTTTAAATACGCCATCTGGCGGGCAAAAACTAAACTGGAAAGTTCGCTTCACTCCCGAAAAAATGGGGACATGGACCTACTCATTACAATTTGTTTTTCCCTTTAGTAGTATTCCTTCAATTACAGTTGGCAGTGGTACATTTCAATGTTCCAGTAGTAGTAACAACGGTTTCGTGAGAATGGAAAACAATGTGCTGCGCTACTCTTCAACGGGAGGCGGGTATATTCCGCTCGGAATAAATGCTGGAGCACCGGAATGGGATTGCTCAGAACTGGGAAGTAACTTTTATGATGTTTTCTTTGATCGAATGGCCGCAGAAGGAGGGAATTTTTGCCGAATTTTTATTGACAACAACTTTGCTATTAGCCTCAATGGTCCATACAACGATATCGACGCCGGGCAATTCTTCTACGACGAATTTCGACAACGAGGAGCCTACCAAATCGACAAAATCATTGAAAAAGCTGAGCAAAAAGGAATTAAAGTTCAACTCAGCTTTAATTATACCACGTTAGGCCAAACAAACTGGAGTCGAAACACCTATAACAACTCTTGTTACTTCTGGGGAAACTGTGGTTATGGAACTTGCTCCAAGTTAGAGGATATGCTCGATGACCCAAGCGCTCTGGATGTACAAACGGACCTCGTTAAATATATCGTTGACCGATGGGGATATTCCACAAGTGTGTTTGCCTGGGAAATGGTCAACGAGGCAGATTTAGTCGCTAGAAGAATTGCGGAAGAAGGTACTCCCCAAAATACCCTCTATAATGAAATGGTAAGGGTATGTCAAAAAATGGTAAACTGGCAAAGTAGTATGATGACTACTACCAGAAACCATGACGTTTACGACCATTTAGTCACCACTACTTTCGGATATAACAAGTTAAGTGCCCCTCAATGGCCGAATTCGAATCCCCCGACTTATGATGATAACATAAACTCATTTAGGAACAGTATTATCGCCATGGCGGATTACTTTGCCTTTAGCTATTACCCTCTGCCCGCCCAGCATGGAAACTACAACGTTACTTCCTGGCCCATGGTAGATGAAAAAACTAAAATCTTTGACAGGATTAGTTACAGCAGAGTCTATCTTCCAACCAAGCCAATCATGATGGCTGAACATGGAGTAAATTATTTCCATGGATACATAAGCTCTCCAGTATATGGAGGGTCGAGATTTGATGAAAATTTTGATCCTGGTGCTCTTCAGCAACATTCAACATTATGGAGCTCTCTACTTAGTGGGTACATGGGCCCTCAATTACATTGGGACAGAAGGCACTTTATAGTTCGATCTGATCCTAACAATCCATCGTCTGATCACATGAAGGTGTTCAAACCGGTTTCAGAGTTTATCAAAGAAATTGAAACCTTCGATTATTCGGTTCAAACAGCCAATCATTACAAGGATCAATATCTTAGCAACTACTATTTGGCTGATAGCAAACGGAACAAAGTTTTTGGCTGGACACAAAGTGAGGCATTCTCATTTCACCATTTGCTCGGCGCTTATTATCACAATGGTCAAATTCCTGGTTATGGATACTTTAATGATGTAGATCCTTACCTTACCTCGGGACTCAACCCTACGCATAAGCCAACTTGGTCAACCGATATCAACCACCGAACCATAAAAGTGAATGTACCTGTTTCAGGAACCTATACCGTAGAGTGGTATGATACGTATACTGGACTGCCTACCCGACACAACATTGTTGAAGAATATGTAACCTGCGGCAATGAGTTGAACCTGATCATTCCCACTCAAATAATGGATTCAGAATATGGGGATGTAGCCTACATCGCCAGTCACAAAGGATTTGGGGAAGATGTGGCCAATCAAACCAGTATCATTTCTCCGGTAGTTAACCTAGACCAGGAATTCCATGGCAATAGCCAGTCAGGATTGTTTTATACCGATCAAGCAACCGGAAAGTTTGGAAGATCGAGCGTTGGAAATAGCGGCTGGCAACAAACCCTGATCAACATTTCAGCACCTCCCATCTACGCCAATACAGGGTTCTACGCCGACAACTCAGCCGATAAATCCATCTATTACTGTGGGATTGATAATGGTATCAAAAATTTCTACCGGTTGTACCAGGACAACGGCTCCTGGCAATACCAGCAGCTTACCAACAAGACGAATCTCTCCATAAGCGGCACCACAAATATCAAAAAGCGAGGAAATCAATTCTATTTTACTCGAGCAGATGGAAAGGTCGCCGCTTTATATTCTTGCAATCAACCTTTTTGGTGCGTAGACTGGTTAACCCCAAATGCTCCAACGGTGATTGAAGATTGTGATATTGATGTGGCCTCCACTTCACCGGTTAATATTTACTATGCTGGAAAGAACTCTTCGCTCGTCAAAAACATCTACAAAATTCACTACGCCAGTGGCTGGCAAAATCAGCAAATGACCAATAGTTCCAATCTATTTATCAGAGCTGGGTCTAATGTTGGGATTTGGCAAAGTAATTCCATTGGTTTCTACATTCGACAGGACGGTTTGATTAACGCCTTTTACAACTGCGGACAGCCCTATTGGTGTGTGGATTGGCTAACAACCCCGGGCTCAATAACGGTAAAAGCAGGAACTAATCTATTGGTTCCAGACGACGAAGATTTGGTTTTCTTCATTGGTGATGATGATCATATTTATCAGCTCTATTGGGAAACTACCTGGAAAACGAAACGGATTTCTACTGACAACTGCTTTGGTGGAGTGAAAGCCAATTCGAGTTTATTCTACTTCGACAACACGCTTTTTTATGTCGGTGCCGTTGATGGGAAAACGCATGCACTCCAAAAAACCGATCCCAACCAGCAGCTTAAAACTTCGGGAAGTAAGCCCTTTTTCCAGGATTACTCGCCAACTGCAACAGTTGAGAATGAGGAAGAATCCAATGGACTTAGCATCTATCCCAATCCTTCAAATGGAAGATTTACCATTGACTTCTCCAATCAATCGTTCGAATCTCCCATTCGGATTACCCTATCGAGTATGAAAGGCCAAGTAATCTACAATGAACTTCATTCACTCGAAAATGGTAATACCCTGAGTTTTCAAATGAATGACCTTCCTAAAGGAGTATATCATGTGCAGATAAATGTGGAAGATTCGCCAGATTTAAATTGGGTAAGAAAGGTGGTAATTAAATAGTATTTCCCTTCAAATGAAAAGCTCAAATAAGTAACATCTGGATAGGTTCTTACTCGCTTTTGAGCTGATAATAATATCCTGTTATCCAGCCAAATTGAAAAGTCCTGTCGCCTTCGGTAGTTATTGGAATGGTGATGGGACTTTTTTCTCTTGACCAGATCCGAGTTCCGAGATCGAGACACTTCCTGTACACAATTAAACACGCACCAGGATTAAACCTAAGAAAACGAACACTGAATATTTTACTTTCTATTTTTACTCCTCGAAAGCTCGCTTCCATCCATAAAGGGGTGCTATAAATAGAACATGAGAAAACTATTCCTATTACTTCCGCTTATCGCCATGATGGCTTCTTGCCAGGACGGTGAAAAGCAACGACCTCTTCCTAAAAAATCGAAAACTAATTACACCCAATACGTCAATCCTTTTATTGGAACGAGTAAAATGGGGCATGTTTTTCCAGGTGCTACTGCCCCTTTTGGAATGGTGCAATTGAGCCCACAAACGAACTTTGAAGTCCTGTTTACGGATGAGGGGAAATACAATAAGGAGACTTATGAATACTGTGCGGGTTACCAGC is a window encoding:
- a CDS encoding T9SS type A sorting domain-containing protein translates to MRKIAFLFALILTLSISGWSQITQNTNSPGLYEKVELTLDLNHSHFTAAQRAQINSKNPYDKNSIILDAVFTDPNGNSISVNGFMFEDFTVVNSPQNSTICGHSGTATRIYPHIQKQTLNTPSGGQKLNWKVRFTPEKMGTWTYSLQFVFPFSSIPSITVGSGTFQCSSSSNNGFVRMENNVLRYSSTGGGYIPLGINAGAPEWDCSELGSNFYDVFFDRMAAEGGNFCRIFIDNNFAISLNGPYNDIDAGQFFYDEFRQRGAYQIDKIIEKAEQKGIKVQLSFNYTTLGQTNWSRNTYNNSCYFWGNCGYGTCSKLEDMLDDPSALDVQTDLVKYIVDRWGYSTSVFAWEMVNEADLVARRIAEEGTPQNTLYNEMVRVCQKMVNWQSSMMTTTRNHDVYDHLVTTTFGYNKLSAPQWPNSNPPTYDDNINSFRNSIIAMADYFAFSYYPLPAQHGNYNVTSWPMVDEKTKIFDRISYSRVYLPTKPIMMAEHGVNYFHGYISSPVYGGSRFDENFDPGALQQHSTLWSSLLSGYMGPQLHWDRRHFIVRSDPNNPSSDHMKVFKPVSEFIKEIETFDYSVQTANHYKDQYLSNYYLADSKRNKVFGWTQSEAFSFHHLLGAYYHNGQIPGYGYFNDVDPYLTSGLNPTHKPTWSTDINHRTIKVNVPVSGTYTVEWYDTYTGLPTRHNIVEEYVTCGNELNLIIPTQIMDSEYGDVAYIASHKGFGEDVANQTSIISPVVNLDQEFHGNSQSGLFYTDQATGKFGRSSVGNSGWQQTLINISAPPIYANTGFYADNSADKSIYYCGIDNGIKNFYRLYQDNGSWQYQQLTNKTNLSISGTTNIKKRGNQFYFTRADGKVAALYSCNQPFWCVDWLTPNAPTVIEDCDIDVASTSPVNIYYAGKNSSLVKNIYKIHYASGWQNQQMTNSSNLFIRAGSNVGIWQSNSIGFYIRQDGLINAFYNCGQPYWCVDWLTTPGSITVKAGTNLLVPDDEDLVFFIGDDDHIYQLYWETTWKTKRISTDNCFGGVKANSSLFYFDNTLFYVGAVDGKTHALQKTDPNQQLKTSGSKPFFQDYSPTATVENEEESNGLSIYPNPSNGRFTIDFSNQSFESPIRITLSSMKGQVIYNELHSLENGNTLSFQMNDLPKGVYHVQINVEDSPDLNWVRKVVIK
- a CDS encoding DUF2200 domain-containing protein — protein: MKVTAEKEEKIANMVFSSIYPLYLNRLEKNGRTKEELDRVIKWFTGFDQETLEALVGKKTTYRAFFQKAKIHPNAHLIKGVVCGYRIEEIEDEFELYKQCRQMEKLIDELARGRKMEKILRQEK